The genomic window TTTTGCATTGAACCATTCGAAAAGGTTTAATAATTCCTCTTTGGAAAGGCTGTCAACATTGTCCAGTACTTTCTTTTTGATGAGTTCGAGGCTTGTTTTTTTGTCATCCTGCATGTACTGAAGGATACTGTCTTCTTCGCGGCAGAGTTTATTGTACAAATTGATTTTTGCAGTAACAGGATTTGTTTTAATGAAATAAAGTTCTTCTGCCATAATTCTTATGCAACGCCTAGCTTTCAACGTTTTCTACTCTAAGGTAACGAAAAAAATTACATGAATTGAAGATATGGTATTATTTCATAATTATTTTATAATCAGTTTATGAAGGTTAGTTATTTTTATTTATTAAAAATAGGAAGATCTTTTAATTCGTCTCTAAACACAACTTCTTCGATTGCCTGATTAATCATGTTTCGAACCTTTGTAAGAGGATGTTCCGGAAATTCTGCGTCATATTCTTCCTTTTCAGATTTATTCATCCGAGTTCCTTCTTTGAACGTCGGATCGTAGGGGTCTTCAAACCAATTTTTAAGTCCGTTATCATCAAAAGTAACTTCACCACTTTCTAAAAATTTATTTAATACAAAAGCGTCACGAATTCCCGTAGTTCCAACTTCAACGGCTTGTGTTTTAATCACAAAACTGCAATTTTCGAAAGGAATTGTAACCGACGCGAGATAGCTCATTCCTTTTTCGGGTTGAGGGAATTTAAATATCGTTTTTACGCTTGGAAAACCTTTAAGATTGAAGGTTGATACTTCGATAATTCCACCACCTGAATCCGCAACTGAGCGATGAAAACTTCTCAAAGCGTCAATATCTTTAATCGTTGGCAAATCGGGAGGAATATTGAAAAAATAAATTGAAATCAGAGCGCTTTGTTCAGGATTTACCCAAACTATTTCTCCATCGTTTTTCTCTACAATATCCCATCCAAAAGTGGGAATAGAAATGGAATTGATATTTACAGGATTTGTATTTGCCGGCTTTTCAGCAGGTTTTCTTTTCTTAAAAAAATTAAACATATTTTAGTTGTGTTTTTTTATTGAGATTATCTTTTATTTTCCTTCATAGCACGAATTAATCTGTCGTTTCGTTTGTCTGCTCTTTCGTTATTTAAAGACAAAACAGCCCAAATTGCCGCAGGAAGCCAACCTATGAGTGTGATTTGTAATATTAAACAGATGATTCCAGTTAAAATTTTTCCGCGAACCATGAAAGATAGAAAGGGTAGTAGGATGGCGAGTAACATAATTTATGATTTTAATTATTATTAATGAGATTGAGGATCAAAATACGCCTTAAAAGTAAGCGGATCTTCTTTTTTATCTTCCGCAATTTCAAGATATTCGTGATATTCTTCCGCATGCATTCCCAACCCAACCATTACAATAGCAAGGTTGATGTAAAGATTTTTGTCTTCCGAGCCTAACCGTAAAGCGGTTTTTAAATATTCTATAGCAGTTTCATTTTCGCCCATATCAGAATAAATGGCTCCCATGTCGATTAAAGCAGAAGTGTTTTCGGGCTCGATCAGCAAAATTTCATCCAGTTCTTTGATGAGAAGATCGTTGATTTCGTCCCAATGATCTTCGTTTTCAAATCTTTTGGCCTGGAGTTTTTTTATGTTTTGGAGGCGTTGAGGGATGTTATTCATTGTATTTAAAGCAAATTAAAATTAATTCCTACCCAAACGCCCTTTTCAACAAACTCTCCACCTTCGGCTCACTTCCTCTGAAACTTTTATACAGTTCCATCGGGTCTTTTGTTCCGCCGGAAGAAAGAAGAACTTTATATTTTGCGGCAATTTCAGGATTGAAAATTCCGTTTTCCTTGAAATATTGGAACGCGTCGGCATCCAACACTTCCGCCCATTTGTAAGAATAATATCCCGCAGAATATCCACCCTGGAAAATATGTGAAAAACTAGGGCTCATCGCTGTTTCAGGATTCACGGGATAAAGCTGAGTCGCTTTTGTGTATTCATCTTCAAACTCCTTTACACTCTTACTCTCCACGTCTCCAACTTTCGTATGGTAATTCATATCCAGTAATCCAAAACCAAGCTGCCTCAACGTCTGGTAGCCTTCCATGAAGTTTTTCGACTGTTCGATTTTCTCGATTTTTTCATCGGGAAGAATTTCACCTGTTTTATAATGTTTGGCGAAAGTTTTTAAGAATTCCGGTTCGTAGCAGAAATTTTCTAAAAACTGGGAAGGTAATTCCACAAAATCCCATTTCACAGAAGTTCCTGAAAGAGTCGGATATTGCGTATTCGCCAACATTCCGTGAAGAGCGTGACCAAATTCATGGAAGAGAGTCGTTACCTCTTGGAACGTCAGTAAACTCGGAGTGTCTTTGGTTGGTTTGCTGAAATTGCAAACGATAGAAATATGCGGACGGGAATTTTCTCCATCTTTTGTATACTGATTTTTATAGCTCGTCATCCATGCGCCGGCTCTCTTGCCTTTTCTCGGGAAATAATCCACATAAAGTAAAGCCTTAAAAGTTTTTTCAGGATGGTTACTTCCATCCTCCGGCTTCCCATTTCCTGCCTCAAAAACTTCATATACCTTCACATCTTCATGGTATTTCGGAATGTCGTTTCTTTCTTCAAAACTCAATCCGAAAAGTGTATTGGCAAGTCCAAAAACTGCGTCCTGAACCTGATTTAAAGGAAAATAAGGTTTTAATTCCTCATCATTTAAATCATATTTTGCTTTACGAAGTTTTTCGGCATAAAAAGCATGGTCATAAGCCTGCATTTCATCAATTCCATCGGCTTTTGCCAACGATTTCAATTCTTCAATTTCTTTGTCTGCGTACGGTTTTGCTTTTACTAAAAGCTCGTTCAGAAAGTCAATAACTTTAGCCGGAGATTTGGCCATTCTTTCTTCCAAAACATAGTCTGCATAGTCTTTATAGCCTAATAATTCTGCTTTTTGATGTTTTAATGAAAGAAGTTCTTTGATTAAATTCTGATTATCAAATTCACCACCGTCGAAAGATCTTTTACCGTTTGCCAGTGCAATTTCTTTTCTCAGTTCGCGGTTTTCCGCATACGTCATGAACGGGATGTAGCTTGGGTACTGCAAAGTCACGACCCAGCCGTCAAGATTTCTTTCTTTCGCTTCTTCGGCGTATTGTTCCAAAATGGCTTCGGGAATGCCTGCCAAATCGGCTTTGTTGGTGATATGTTTAAAATAATTATTCGTTGAAGCCAATACATTCTGCCCAAACTGAAGGGATTTTAAAGATAAATCCATATTGATTTTCTTTAATTTTTCTTTATCAGCTTCATTTAATAAGGCGCCGCTTCTCACAAAACCTTTATAAGTTTCATTTAGAAGCATTTGCTGCTCTTCATTCAGATTGTATTTTTCTTTTTCGTCGTAAACTTTTTTGATTTTGTTGAAAAGCGCTTCGTTTTGAGAAATTTTTGAAGAATATTCCGTTAAGATCGGGGAAACTTCCTGAGCGATTTGTTGCAATTCATCACTTGTTTCTGCCGAATTTAGATTGAAAAATATATTGGATACCGTATCAAGCTGTTCGCCGGAATAAGCCAGAGCTTCTATCACATTTTCAAAGGTAGGAGATGCCGGATTGTTGACAATTGCATCGATTTCTTCTTCGGATTTTTGAATTAATTCCTTGAAAGCGGGAAGATAATCTTCATTTTTAATTAAGTTAAAGGGTGCGGAATGATATGGTGTATTAAATTTTTCAGTTAAAATATTCATATTCTAAATTTTAATTAATGTAAATTTAATGATTCTATTGAATCGACATCGTAAATGCGCAAAAATGATGCCCGAATGAGAAGATGTGACAAAATTGTTTATCTTTATTAATCTTGTCATA from Chryseobacterium wanjuense includes these protein-coding regions:
- a CDS encoding YqaE/Pmp3 family membrane protein, whose translation is MLLAILLPFLSFMVRGKILTGIICLILQITLIGWLPAAIWAVLSLNNERADKRNDRLIRAMKENKR
- a CDS encoding tetratricopeptide repeat protein translates to MNNIPQRLQNIKKLQAKRFENEDHWDEINDLLIKELDEILLIEPENTSALIDMGAIYSDMGENETAIEYLKTALRLGSEDKNLYINLAIVMVGLGMHAEEYHEYLEIAEDKKEDPLTFKAYFDPQSH
- a CDS encoding M3 family metallopeptidase; translation: MNILTEKFNTPYHSAPFNLIKNEDYLPAFKELIQKSEEEIDAIVNNPASPTFENVIEALAYSGEQLDTVSNIFFNLNSAETSDELQQIAQEVSPILTEYSSKISQNEALFNKIKKVYDEKEKYNLNEEQQMLLNETYKGFVRSGALLNEADKEKLKKINMDLSLKSLQFGQNVLASTNNYFKHITNKADLAGIPEAILEQYAEEAKERNLDGWVVTLQYPSYIPFMTYAENRELRKEIALANGKRSFDGGEFDNQNLIKELLSLKHQKAELLGYKDYADYVLEERMAKSPAKVIDFLNELLVKAKPYADKEIEELKSLAKADGIDEMQAYDHAFYAEKLRKAKYDLNDEELKPYFPLNQVQDAVFGLANTLFGLSFEERNDIPKYHEDVKVYEVFEAGNGKPEDGSNHPEKTFKALLYVDYFPRKGKRAGAWMTSYKNQYTKDGENSRPHISIVCNFSKPTKDTPSLLTFQEVTTLFHEFGHALHGMLANTQYPTLSGTSVKWDFVELPSQFLENFCYEPEFLKTFAKHYKTGEILPDEKIEKIEQSKNFMEGYQTLRQLGFGLLDMNYHTKVGDVESKSVKEFEDEYTKATQLYPVNPETAMSPSFSHIFQGGYSAGYYSYKWAEVLDADAFQYFKENGIFNPEIAAKYKVLLSSGGTKDPMELYKSFRGSEPKVESLLKRAFG